One window of the Verrucomicrobium sp. genome contains the following:
- the glgA gene encoding glycogen synthase GlgA produces the protein MNLLFAASECSPYAKTGGLGDVLAALPATLRQRGHSVSCVFPLYRGLLEKLPNAELTPLELSIPLGGATVSGRIWKARAENGLPLFLVQQNEFFDRDSLYGLPLDFPDNAGRFLFFSKAVVELARHLSPLPQVIHCNDWQTGIIPALVKAQGLPFKTVYSIHNLAFQGSFPAADFGLTNLPGEYFSAPGVEYYGTLNLMKAGIVLADQVTTVSPRYAEEIQTESVGCGLDGVLRAHKGKLTGILNGVDTALWDPENDPALRAPFSAESLKGKAACKDALLAEFGLEPGEGAPVFGAISRLTGQKGFDLMESIVEGLLSQGARFILLGSGEARYESFFRTLAARYPQQVGARIGFDEALSHRIIAGTDFFLMPSLFEPCGLTQLYSLRYGTIPVVHETGGLANSVQDYRPETGEGTGFTFTPYSAQAFTGACRRALVLYEDKAALQNVRRQGMAQRFTWDESAAAYEAIYARLLA, from the coding sequence GTGAACCTCCTTTTTGCCGCCAGCGAGTGCTCTCCCTACGCCAAGACCGGCGGCCTGGGCGACGTGCTGGCCGCTCTCCCCGCCACGCTGCGCCAGCGGGGCCACTCCGTTTCCTGCGTTTTCCCTCTCTATCGTGGTCTGCTAGAGAAACTTCCCAATGCGGAGCTGACCCCCTTGGAACTCTCCATTCCCTTGGGCGGCGCGACGGTCAGCGGCCGGATTTGGAAGGCGCGGGCGGAAAACGGCCTGCCGCTTTTTTTAGTTCAGCAGAATGAATTTTTTGACCGGGACAGCCTCTACGGCCTTCCGCTCGACTTTCCGGACAACGCCGGACGCTTCCTCTTTTTCAGCAAGGCCGTGGTGGAGCTGGCCCGGCACTTGAGCCCGCTGCCGCAGGTCATCCATTGCAACGATTGGCAGACCGGCATCATCCCCGCCCTGGTGAAGGCGCAGGGCCTGCCGTTCAAGACCGTCTACTCCATCCACAACCTGGCCTTCCAGGGCTCCTTTCCGGCGGCGGACTTCGGCCTCACCAACCTGCCGGGGGAATACTTCTCCGCGCCGGGCGTCGAATACTACGGCACGCTCAACTTGATGAAAGCGGGCATCGTCCTGGCCGATCAGGTCACCACCGTCAGCCCCCGCTACGCGGAAGAGATCCAGACCGAATCGGTCGGCTGCGGCCTGGACGGCGTCCTGCGCGCGCATAAAGGGAAACTCACCGGCATTCTCAACGGCGTCGACACCGCCCTGTGGGACCCGGAAAACGATCCCGCCCTCCGCGCGCCTTTCAGCGCGGAAAGCCTCAAGGGGAAGGCCGCCTGCAAGGACGCCCTCCTGGCCGAATTCGGCCTCGAGCCCGGGGAGGGCGCTCCCGTCTTCGGCGCGATCAGCCGCCTGACCGGGCAGAAAGGCTTCGACCTCATGGAGTCGATCGTCGAGGGGCTCCTTTCCCAAGGCGCGCGCTTCATCCTCCTGGGCAGCGGCGAGGCCCGTTACGAGAGCTTCTTCCGCACGCTGGCCGCCCGTTATCCGCAGCAGGTCGGCGCGCGCATCGGCTTCGACGAGGCCCTTTCCCACCGGATCATCGCCGGGACCGACTTTTTCCTCATGCCCTCCCTCTTCGAGCCGTGCGGCCTGACCCAGCTCTACAGCCTCCGTTACGGCACCATCCCCGTGGTCCACGAGACGGGCGGACTGGCCAATTCCGTCCAGGACTACCGCCCGGAGACGGGGGAGGGGACCGGCTTCACCTTTACCCCCTACAGCGCCCAGGCCTTTACCGGGGCCTGCCGCCGCGCCCTGGTCCTTTACGAGGACAAGGCCGCCCTTCAGAACGTCCGCCGCCAGGGGATGGCCCAGCGCTTCACCTGGGATGAAAGTGCGGCGGCCTACGAGGCGATCTACGCCCGCCTGCTGGCATGA
- a CDS encoding (2Fe-2S) ferredoxin domain-containing protein produces the protein MSVESGLKKAGALGKGPARAHLFLCLGPECCSLKEGKKVWDYLKEATAELEKKQGILVLRTKADCLRVCSGGPWLVVYPEGTWYGDVTVERCARILEEHVVGGRPVEKWAAATQPLTGCEKKDGA, from the coding sequence ATGAGCGTGGAATCCGGCCTCAAGAAAGCGGGCGCGCTGGGCAAAGGGCCGGCCCGCGCCCACCTCTTCCTTTGCCTGGGACCGGAATGCTGCTCCCTGAAAGAAGGGAAGAAAGTCTGGGACTACCTCAAGGAAGCGACCGCCGAATTGGAAAAGAAGCAGGGCATCCTGGTCCTGCGGACAAAGGCCGACTGCCTGCGCGTCTGCTCTGGCGGCCCCTGGCTGGTCGTTTATCCCGAAGGGACCTGGTACGGAGACGTCACCGTGGAGCGGTGCGCCCGCATTCTGGAAGAGCACGTCGTCGGCGGGCGGCCGGTCGAGAAATGGGCCGCCGCCACCCAGCCTCTGACCGGCTGCGAGAAGAAAGACGGGGCGTAA
- a CDS encoding AraC family transcriptional regulator produces MRRNAPEPLRIAASFAAALKEAGVDLAELLRQAGLPPAFFAEDPALSTVEEFRRICAALEKLCPDPAFALRLHQQYPPEKFHPASIVSQHARDFRDALQRFARYKLLSCGEEMRLEEKEGEGRFSFDYPGFSGAHPPLLVDIVFAAILELGRRGTARRLAPLRVELARPKASGGHHEAHFGCPVRWSARRDLLVFRRGDLDLPFATYNAELLALLSPSLEEEVARRRKSRTLSEKVKWVVSRSLEKGTLDIADIAREIGLGSRTLQRRIAEEGTTFRRLVDETRRELARRYLEQSSLALGETALLLGYEDPNSFFRAFQRWEGRTPGAWRDARKK; encoded by the coding sequence ATGAGAAGAAACGCGCCGGAACCCCTCCGGATCGCGGCCAGCTTTGCCGCCGCGCTCAAGGAAGCCGGCGTCGACCTGGCCGAGCTGCTGCGGCAGGCGGGGCTTCCCCCGGCTTTTTTTGCCGAGGATCCCGCTCTGTCCACGGTGGAGGAGTTCCGGCGGATCTGCGCCGCGCTGGAAAAGCTTTGCCCGGACCCGGCCTTCGCCTTGCGGCTGCACCAGCAGTATCCGCCGGAAAAATTCCATCCGGCCAGCATCGTCTCCCAGCACGCGCGCGACTTCCGGGACGCGCTGCAGCGCTTCGCCCGGTATAAGCTCCTGTCCTGCGGCGAGGAAATGCGCCTGGAGGAAAAGGAGGGGGAAGGCCGCTTCTCCTTCGACTACCCGGGCTTCTCCGGCGCGCATCCTCCGCTGCTCGTCGACATCGTCTTTGCCGCCATCCTGGAATTGGGGCGGCGCGGCACGGCCCGTCGGCTGGCTCCCCTGCGCGTGGAGCTGGCGCGGCCCAAGGCCTCCGGCGGCCACCATGAGGCCCACTTCGGCTGCCCCGTCCGCTGGTCCGCCCGGCGGGATCTTTTGGTCTTCCGCCGCGGCGACCTGGATCTCCCCTTCGCCACGTACAACGCGGAGCTGCTGGCGCTGCTTTCCCCCAGCCTGGAGGAAGAAGTGGCGCGGCGCCGCAAATCCCGCACCCTTTCCGAAAAGGTGAAGTGGGTCGTGAGCCGCTCCTTGGAAAAAGGGACGCTGGACATTGCCGACATCGCGCGGGAAATCGGCCTGGGCAGCCGGACGCTTCAGCGCCGCATCGCGGAGGAGGGCACGACGTTCCGCCGCCTGGTGGACGAGACCCGGCGCGAGCTGGCGCGCCGCTACCTGGAGCAATCCTCCCTGGCACTGGGGGAGACAGCCCTGCTTTTGGGCTATGAGGATCCCAATTCCTTTTTCCGCGCCTTCCAGCGGTGGGAAGGCCGCACGCCCGGGGCCTGGCGGGACGCGCGAAAAAAGTGA
- a CDS encoding oxidoreductase, which yields MTTTPSLSAPSQAPLHSGFGAETNAAEVIRGADLSGKNAIVTGGYAGIGRETTRVLAEAGASVLVPARDVKKAQANLRGIPGVEIAPLDLLDSASIDAFASSYLASGKPLHLLVNNAGVMALPLTRDARGYEVQFATNHLGHFQLTARLWPALARAQGARVVQVSSRGHRYSGIDFDDIHYARRDYEKMHAYGQSKTANILFAQALDRRGAPHGVRAFSLHPGAILTTDLARHLGPDDLKRWHIEKKADGTLAPASDCPFTFKDVPQGAATTVWCAVSPQLEGMGGLYCEDCDVSPLAQEQKSGDLSLTGLHPWAADPQSAERLWTVSEELTGVPFPI from the coding sequence ATGACTACCACCCCTTCCCTTTCCGCCCCCTCCCAGGCTCCGCTTCATTCCGGCTTCGGCGCGGAGACGAACGCCGCCGAGGTGATCCGCGGCGCCGATCTTTCCGGCAAGAACGCGATCGTCACCGGCGGCTACGCCGGGATCGGCCGGGAGACGACCCGCGTTCTGGCGGAAGCGGGGGCGTCCGTCCTCGTCCCCGCACGGGATGTGAAAAAGGCCCAGGCAAACCTGCGGGGCATCCCCGGTGTGGAAATCGCCCCCCTGGATCTGCTCGACTCCGCCTCCATCGACGCCTTTGCCTCTTCCTACCTCGCTTCCGGCAAGCCGCTGCACCTCCTGGTCAACAACGCCGGGGTGATGGCCCTGCCGTTGACCCGGGACGCGCGGGGCTACGAGGTCCAATTCGCCACGAACCACCTGGGGCACTTCCAGCTCACCGCCCGGCTCTGGCCCGCCCTGGCCCGGGCGCAGGGGGCGCGGGTGGTGCAGGTCTCATCCCGGGGCCACCGCTATTCGGGCATCGACTTCGACGACATCCACTACGCCCGGCGGGACTATGAGAAGATGCATGCCTACGGCCAATCGAAGACGGCCAACATCCTCTTCGCCCAGGCACTCGATCGGCGCGGAGCCCCGCACGGCGTGCGCGCCTTCTCCCTCCACCCCGGAGCCATCCTGACAACCGACCTGGCGCGGCATCTTGGCCCGGACGACCTGAAGCGCTGGCATATCGAAAAGAAAGCCGACGGCACCCTTGCCCCCGCCTCAGACTGCCCCTTCACCTTCAAGGATGTCCCCCAGGGGGCCGCCACCACGGTCTGGTGCGCCGTCAGCCCGCAGCTGGAGGGCATGGGCGGGCTTTACTGCGAGGATTGCGACGTGTCCCCCCTCGCCCAGGAGCAGAAAAGCGGCGACCTTAGCCTCACCGGCCTCCACCCTTGGGCGGCCGATCCCCAGTCGGCGGAACGCCTCTGGACTGTCAGTGAGGAGCTGACCGGCGTTCCCTTCCCCATATGA